GAAGCCGCCGCTCCACCAATTCGCTAAGATAAGGTTTTTCATCGCTCATTCAGAACTTCAATACTGTGCCGGTTTAATCTGTTCCGGAGCATTATTGACTGCGACGTAAATAAAGAAGAACCACGCACCCACCGAGAGCAGGAAGATGATCACGAGAAAGATCCACGGGTATTTTTTCAGGATTGAGGTCATTGCAAGAGTCCAAAGGGCAGAGCCTGCGGCCCACCAATCGGGGTTTGCCGAAGGAAATCGCCTTTCCTAGCTTCCCATTTCTCCATCGTCACTGCCCTACTCTCCAAAAACAGGTTCAAAATCGTCCCGCAGCAAACGGGGATCCGGACCGAGAAATTCGATCCCTCGTGCGACGGTAAAATCTCCCGGATTGCCATGGATTTCGATCGTAACCGGAAACGGTCCCTCATACTCTGCCTTGGGAACAGTGAGCACGAAAGGACGAACCGTCTCTCCCATTGCAGGAAGCACCACTTCGCCATCAAAGCCCGCAGTCGTCAGCTCATCGTTACTCGAAAGCGCACTCACGCTAAAAGTGACCGGTTGGTTGCGCTTGTTGATTAGACGCACGTTGAATTGATTTCGTATTGATTCTTCGGATACGAAAAAAGGTGAACCAGTCATGCGGCTTACCCCCAGGTTACCGGGCTTCAACTTTGTAACCGAGATGCCGAAGGCGGCGATCCCAAAGCTCATCAACGCAAAATAGAGAAATAGGCGCGGACGGATAAACTTCTTCGTCTTACCCGCCAAACCATTGAGCGAGTCGTAGCGAACCAAACCCTTTGGACGCCCGATCTTTTCCATGACATCATCGCACGCATCGATGCAGTTCGAGCACCCAATGCACTCCATCTGAAGACCTTGCCGAATGTCGATACCCGTTGGGCAAACCTCCACGCAACGGAAACAATCGATGCAATCCCCTTGAGCCCCGACCATGTCCTCAATCCCCGCTTCCCTGCGCGCTTTCTTTCGTCCACGCGGTTCACCCCTCGTCTCGTCGTAACCGATCACCACCGTGTCATCATCGATCAGGGCCGATTGCAGCCGGCCGTAAGGACAAATGATCAGGCACAGCTGTTCGCGGAACCATGAAAAATTAAAGTAAAGCACTCCTGTAACAAACAGTATGAAGACGAAAGCCCGCGGATGAGCTCCAGGCCCTTCGGACATCCATGAAAAGAGAGCATCAAGGGAAATGAAATAAGAGAGGAAAATGTGAGCGATCGCCCCAGCCAGCAAAATGAAGATGGCGTGCTTTGCGCCTCGCTTGACTACCTTCTCCGGGCACCACTCCATTCGGTCCAACTCCTTCTGTTTGCGGGCGGGACCTTCAATCCACCTCTCAATCCTCCGGAAAACATGCTCGAGGAATACGGTCTGCGGACAGGCCCAACCGCACCAAAGCCTGCCGAAAAGTGCCGTCACAAAAAAGAGGAGAAAGCCGAGTCCGGTGACAAAGAAGAAAAGGATCCAGAGGTCCTCCGCAGCCAACGTAAGTCCAAACAGGTGAAATCGCCTTTCCGCCAAATCGAGGAAAACCGCCGGGAACCCGTTCACCGGAATCCAAGGCAGCGAGACATAGATCAGGATGAGAAAGATCGCACTAAAACGACGCCAAAAGGTGAATACGCCCCGAACATCGGCGGGGTGGAGAAAATTGCGGGATCCGTCCTGAGCAATCGTCGTGACCGAATCGCGCGTCGGCCTTTGCCGATTACGGCTCACTGGCGCCTCCACTCACGCTCTCGGGAGAATGATGGGAGAGCACAAAGGCGACGACCTCGGCGACTTTCTTAGGTCCTAGCGAGGGACCCCATGCCTGCATACCAGTTCCGTCAATTCCCTGATCGATTGTTTGGTATACGGCAACGGGCTCACCCCCGTGAACCCACTCATTGTCGGCAAGGTTGAATCCAATCCCGCCTTCAAGATTCGCCCCATGGCAGGTGGTGCAAATAGTCTGGTAGGTCTCCCTTCCTGCTTCGACAAACTGGGCATTGCGGCTCATCTTCCAGAGATTGTCGTTATCGAGCATCGCTAAAGTGGCCTCCAGATTCGCAGCCTCAATCACCTGCATCTTTGCATCCAGACGGGCAACGTCTGTTGTACCAACGTCCGACTGAAAGAAGAAAAACCAGTAGACGAAAGCGAAGGCTATCGCACCGTAAAGGCTGATCAGCCACCAGTTGGGAAGACGCTGATCGTATTCCTGAATCCCATCGTATTCGTGATCCATCAGGCGGACGCCTTCCTGAAGGTCGTCGTTTTTTTGGCGATCGTTCATGTGTCCTTCGGTTCAGTAATTTTGGTCTCTTCTTCGAGAGGCAGATTTGCCATTACTTCCGCTTTTTCCTTCCTCATCCGCACAGCTCTCAGAACGATTACCAGAAACAGCAGGAAACTGATCAGAAATGCGAGGATCGGGAGAATTTCCTGCCACTCGGCGTATTGGATTCGCTTAAACACAGCTCAGTCCTCCCGGTCAGCGAATAGAAGCCGTGGTGACCGTCTCATCGTAGGCCCCTAGTTTTTGCAGGTAAGCAATCACCGCGATCATTCGGCTGTCCGGCTCTACCAAATACCCGCGCTCTCTGAGGTCCCGGGCGATTTCGAGAGCCTGCTTCTCAACCATACTCCGCACGATCTCGTCATCCAACTCGACCGGATAGGGAACTCCCAGCCAATCGCGCTGCACCTCGATACGATCGGTCAGGGAATCGAGATCAATGCTTTGGTCCGCCAGCCAGTAATAGCTGGGCATATTGGATCCCGGCGAGGTGTCCCGCGGATTCATTAGGTGAAGGTAGTGCCAGACATTGTCCCGCTTCCCAATTCTCATCATTTGGCTATCGTCCCGAATGGCACCCCCCTCCCGAGCGAGGTCTGGTCCGGTCCGTTTGGAACCCCATTGAAACGGAAAATCGTAAATGGACTCGCCGAGACGAGAGTAACCCTGACCGTCTCCCGGTCCGTAGCGGAGGACGTCAGGAACCATCGTACGGATCATCTGGCTGTGACAGTTGTAACAACCTTCACTAATATAGGTGTCCCGACCCGAGAGTTCGAGGGGCGTGTAAGGCGTCTGCAGCCTCCCCTCGATATTGGAGGCCCGCTCGACAGTAATCGTTGGAATGAGCTGAATCGCACCGCCGATTGCCACTGCAATAAAGGTCAGAACGGTGAACCCAACCCAGTTGCGCAAAAGGCTGTTGTACCAGTCCACCCATCGAGCACCGCTGATCTCGAAGTGGGCTACTGCGATCAAAACTACGAAGATCGAACCCAGCATTCCGAGAACGAGAAAAGCCCCGCCACCGAAAAGCCAGAAGCTACCGAAGATGACCAAGCCGGTGGAATACATAACCGGCGCATTGAGGAAAGCGGAGAGGATTCCCGGTTCGCGGTCCTTATCGATCTCGACCTCGATTGAACCGTTGGTCGGAACGCCGGCGCGGATCGTCCGATAAATGTTGTAGGCCAGAATGAAATACCCCGCGAGGTAGAACACCCCTCCGATTACGCGAAACAGCATTGGCGCCCGGATTGCGTTGAGCGTTTCGACAAAATCGGGGTAGGCGAGGACAGTCCCATCCACTGCGTTGAGCATCAACCCCTGGGTGATCCCAGAGACCCACATCGATGCGATGTAGAGAAGGATGCCCACCATCCCGAGCCAGAAGTGCATATTCGCAAGTGCGATCGAGTGAAGACCTCGGCAGCTGACCTCCTCGTCAAACGCACTTTCGGTGCTCCCTTTCTTTCGCCACAAGCGCGGGGCAAGCCAGTAAAACATCCCCGCTGCCATGAAGCCGTTCCATCCTAACGTTCCGCTGTGCACATGCCCAATCGTCCAGTCGGAATAATGGGAAAGACTGTTGAGGGCTTTGATCGAAAGAAGCGGCCCTTCGAAGGTAGCCATCCCGTAGAAAGTGACACCCGCAGCCAAAAACTTGAGGACGGGATCGGTCCGCAGCCGATGCCAGGCTCCCCGCAAAGTCAGGAGGCCGTTGAGCATCCCACCCCATGACGGAGCCCAAAGCATGAGGCTGAAGATCATTCCAAGAGCCTGCAGCCAGCCCGGAAGGGCGGTGTTCAGGAGATGGTGAGGACCTGCCCAAATGTAGAGGAACACCAGCGACCAAAAGTGGATTACCGAGAGGCGATAGCTGTACA
The sequence above is a segment of the Verrucomicrobiota bacterium genome. Coding sequences within it:
- the ccoG gene encoding cytochrome c oxidase accessory protein CcoG — encoded protein: MSRNRQRPTRDSVTTIAQDGSRNFLHPADVRGVFTFWRRFSAIFLILIYVSLPWIPVNGFPAVFLDLAERRFHLFGLTLAAEDLWILFFFVTGLGFLLFFVTALFGRLWCGWACPQTVFLEHVFRRIERWIEGPARKQKELDRMEWCPEKVVKRGAKHAIFILLAGAIAHIFLSYFISLDALFSWMSEGPGAHPRAFVFILFVTGVLYFNFSWFREQLCLIICPYGRLQSALIDDDTVVIGYDETRGEPRGRKKARREAGIEDMVGAQGDCIDCFRCVEVCPTGIDIRQGLQMECIGCSNCIDACDDVMEKIGRPKGLVRYDSLNGLAGKTKKFIRPRLFLYFALMSFGIAAFGISVTKLKPGNLGVSRMTGSPFFVSEESIRNQFNVRLINKRNQPVTFSVSALSSNDELTTAGFDGEVVLPAMGETVRPFVLTVPKAEYEGPFPVTIEIHGNPGDFTVARGIEFLGPDPRLLRDDFEPVFGE
- a CDS encoding cbb3-type cytochrome c oxidase N-terminal domain-containing protein encodes the protein MNDRQKNDDLQEGVRLMDHEYDGIQEYDQRLPNWWLISLYGAIAFAFVYWFFFFQSDVGTTDVARLDAKMQVIEAANLEATLAMLDNDNLWKMSRNAQFVEAGRETYQTICTTCHGANLEGGIGFNLADNEWVHGGEPVAVYQTIDQGIDGTGMQAWGPSLGPKKVAEVVAFVLSHHSPESVSGGASEP
- the ccoN gene encoding cytochrome-c oxidase, cbb3-type subunit I, whose product is MTSSSRVTIEFDDRITRQFVIASIFWGVIGMAAGSLIASQLNFWQMNGKFLEWITFGLIQNEGLQQITFGRLRPLHTNAAIFAFVGNMMFAGVYYSTQRLCRVRLASDLLSKIHFWGWQLIIVAAAITLPLGFTRGKEYAELIWPINIAVTLIWVVFGINFFWTIAKRNERNLYVALWFYIATVVTVAMLYIVNHISIPTSLVHSYPVFAGVQDALVQWWYGHNAVAFFLTTPILGIMYYFVPKAAQRPVYSYRLSVIHFWSLVFLYIWAGPHHLLNTALPGWLQALGMIFSLMLWAPSWGGMLNGLLTLRGAWHRLRTDPVLKFLAAGVTFYGMATFEGPLLSIKALNSLSHYSDWTIGHVHSGTLGWNGFMAAGMFYWLAPRLWRKKGSTESAFDEEVSCRGLHSIALANMHFWLGMVGILLYIASMWVSGITQGLMLNAVDGTVLAYPDFVETLNAIRAPMLFRVIGGVFYLAGYFILAYNIYRTIRAGVPTNGSIEVEIDKDREPGILSAFLNAPVMYSTGLVIFGSFWLFGGGAFLVLGMLGSIFVVLIAVAHFEISGARWVDWYNSLLRNWVGFTVLTFIAVAIGGAIQLIPTITVERASNIEGRLQTPYTPLELSGRDTYISEGCYNCHSQMIRTMVPDVLRYGPGDGQGYSRLGESIYDFPFQWGSKRTGPDLAREGGAIRDDSQMMRIGKRDNVWHYLHLMNPRDTSPGSNMPSYYWLADQSIDLDSLTDRIEVQRDWLGVPYPVELDDEIVRSMVEKQALEIARDLRERGYLVEPDSRMIAVIAYLQKLGAYDETVTTASIR